A section of the Leptospira terpstrae serovar Hualin str. LT 11-33 = ATCC 700639 genome encodes:
- a CDS encoding Tll0287-like domain-containing protein, producing the protein MENVSLREMGYTVCISFLLVSFGCQKLNYETVAKNIAKEAKTNLIEKLTASLASGGTVKAIPFCKQNAVKITNSIGMKNEVLLRRISDKPRNPTNALSDEERNIFLEIGAKQSKEGEYPSKIISTKDTVTVYIPIPTVGLCLQCHGEPNLEIKKETLNVLQKEYPADLARGYRVGSLRGLFSVRFTK; encoded by the coding sequence ATGGAAAATGTTTCCCTGAGAGAAATGGGATATACAGTTTGTATATCATTCCTTTTGGTTTCTTTTGGCTGCCAAAAGTTGAATTATGAAACGGTTGCAAAAAACATTGCAAAAGAAGCGAAAACAAATCTCATAGAAAAATTGACTGCCTCTCTTGCTTCAGGAGGAACAGTGAAAGCCATTCCTTTTTGCAAACAAAATGCAGTAAAAATTACCAATTCCATAGGTATGAAAAATGAAGTTCTTCTTCGTCGAATTTCAGATAAACCAAGAAATCCGACGAATGCTCTTTCGGATGAGGAAAGAAATATTTTTTTGGAAATCGGTGCAAAACAATCGAAGGAAGGTGAGTATCCTTCAAAGATTATCTCAACAAAGGATACTGTGACTGTATACATTCCCATTCCGACAGTAGGCCTTTGCCTTCAGTGCCATGGAGAACCAAACTTGGAGATCAAAAAAGAAACTTTAAACGTTCTGCAAAAAGAATATCCAGCAGATTTGGCACGAGGTTATCGAGTGGGGAGTTTGAGAGGATTATTTTCTGTTCGGTTTACAAAATAA